The following proteins come from a genomic window of Musa acuminata AAA Group cultivar baxijiao chromosome BXJ1-7, Cavendish_Baxijiao_AAA, whole genome shotgun sequence:
- the LOC135680011 gene encoding alpha-humulene synthase-like isoform X1 gives METMGLQSLAPGDEVVDRKSAGYHPSVWGDYFILHGQSSPQTQKCDARMKERAEELRGQVKSMFDDTTDLLQTMELIDSIQLLGLDYHFQKEISEALSRIHDADIDDHGLYHTALWFRLLRQHGHYVSPNAFNKFKDEGGSFMSTLGSDVKGLLSLYNAAYLGTHGEIILDEAISFTKNNLVSALADLKPPLTTQVSLDLETPLCRRMRRLLARDYISIYQEDATRDDAILELAKLDFNLLQSLHREELKNITKWWNDLAPSKNLSFARDRLVECYFSILGVYFEPYYSRARVITTKVAALTSILDDIYDVYSTLEESQRLTEAIQRWDAKVVHQLPEYMKDYYLKLMHTFEEFEDLLASSEKYRITYLKKAMKDLSEAYFEESKWRDQHYVPTLEEHLHVSLISSVYPMLECASFVGMGEIATKEAFQWITSFPKIVQASAIIARIMNDITSHELEQTREHVASTVQCYMKEYGTNMHVACKKLRGLADDAWKDINKECLNPVAFPINLLERIVNFSRIIENIYKYIDGYTNSSTKMKEYISSLLVQPIPS, from the exons atggagactATGGGTTTGCAGTCACTTGCTCCAGGTGATGAGGTTGTGGATCGTAAGTCTGCAGGCTATCATCCGAGCGTGTGGGGAGACTACTTCATCCTACACGGCCAGTCGTCCCCTCAAACACAG AAGTGTGATGCAAGGATGAAAGAGAGAGCTGAAGAGCTGAGGGGGCAAGTAAAGAGCATGTTCGATGATACTACTGATCTGCTGCAGACCATGGAGCTGATtgattcaatccagcttcttggattggattatcACTTTCAGAAGGAAATAAGCGAAGCACTAAGTCGAATCCATGATGCTGATATTGACGACCACGGTCTTTACCACACTGCTCTCTGGTTTCGGCTGCTCAGACAACACGGACATTATGTGTCCCCAA ATgcctttaacaagttcaaagatgaGGGAGGAAGTTTCATGTCTACGTTGGGCAGTGATGTGAAGGGACTACTAAGCTTGTACAACGCAGCCTATCTTGGGACTCATGGGGAGATCATTCTTGATGAAGCCATCTCTTTTACGAAGAATAACCTAGTGTCTGCATTAGCTGATCTTAAACCACCATTAACAACGCAAGTGTCTCTCGACCTCGAGACACCTCTCTGTAGAAGAATGAGAAGGCTCTTGGCAAGAGATTACATCTCCATCTACCAAGAGGACGCCACACGAGATGATGCCATCCTGGAGCTTGCAAAGTTGGACTTCAATTTGTTGCAATCTCTTCATCGCGAGGAACTTAAGAACATCACCAA GTGGTGGAATGATTTAGCCCCCTCAAAAAATCTCAGTTTCGCTCGAGATCGATTGGTGGAATGTTACTTCTCGATTCTGGGAGTATACTTTGAACCCTACTATTCTCGTGCACGAGTGATAACGACCAAGGTGGCTGCCCTTACTTCAATTCTGGACGACATATATGATGTCTATAGCACATTGGAGGAGAGTCAACGACTTACTGAGGCAATTCAAAG GTGGGATGCGAAGGTTGTTCATCAATTACCAGAGTACATGAAAGATTATTATCTAAAGCTGATGCACACctttgaagagtttgaagatttatTGGCTTCCAGTGAGAAATATCGCATAACCTATCTAAAGAAAGCG ATGAAAGATTTATCTGAAGCTTATTTTGAGGAATCCAAATGGAGAGATCAACATTATGTACCAACTTTGGAAGAACATCTACATGTTTCCCTCATAAGTTCAGTATATCCTATGCTCGAATGTGCCTCTTTCGTTGGAATGGGAGAAATAGCAACTAAGGAGGCATTTCAATGGATTACTAGTTTCCCAAAAATTGTCCAAGCTTCTGCAATAATTGCTCGTATCATGAATGACATTACTTCACACGAG TTGGAACAAACTAGGGAACATGTTGCCTCCACAGTCCAATGCTACATGAAAGAGTACGGAACAAATATGCATGTGGCATGTAAGAAGCTCCGAGGTCTAGCTGACGATGCATGGAAGGATATAAACAAAGAGTGCCTCAATCCAGTTGCATTCCCCATTAATTTACTTGAAAGGATTGTTAATTTTTCACGaataatagaaaatatatataagtatattgaTGGATACACCAACTCCTCTACAAAGATGAAGGAATACATCTCCTCGTTACTTGTACAACCTATTCCAAGTTAA
- the LOC135680011 gene encoding beta-eudesmol synthase-like isoform X2 — MRLWIVSLQAIIRACGETTSSYTASRPLKHRMKERAEELRGQVKSMFDDTTDLLQTMELIDSIQLLGLDYHFQKEISEALSRIHDADIDDHGLYHTALWFRLLRQHGHYVSPNAFNKFKDEGGSFMSTLGSDVKGLLSLYNAAYLGTHGEIILDEAISFTKNNLVSALADLKPPLTTQVSLDLETPLCRRMRRLLARDYISIYQEDATRDDAILELAKLDFNLLQSLHREELKNITKWWNDLAPSKNLSFARDRLVECYFSILGVYFEPYYSRARVITTKVAALTSILDDIYDVYSTLEESQRLTEAIQRWDAKVVHQLPEYMKDYYLKLMHTFEEFEDLLASSEKYRITYLKKAMKDLSEAYFEESKWRDQHYVPTLEEHLHVSLISSVYPMLECASFVGMGEIATKEAFQWITSFPKIVQASAIIARIMNDITSHELEQTREHVASTVQCYMKEYGTNMHVACKKLRGLADDAWKDINKECLNPVAFPINLLERIVNFSRIIENIYKYIDGYTNSSTKMKEYISSLLVQPIPS; from the exons ATGAGGTTGTGGATCGTAAGTCTGCAGGCTATCATCCGAGCGTGTGGGGAGACTACTTCATCCTACACGGCCAGTCGTCCCCTCAAACACAG GATGAAAGAGAGAGCTGAAGAGCTGAGGGGGCAAGTAAAGAGCATGTTCGATGATACTACTGATCTGCTGCAGACCATGGAGCTGATtgattcaatccagcttcttggattggattatcACTTTCAGAAGGAAATAAGCGAAGCACTAAGTCGAATCCATGATGCTGATATTGACGACCACGGTCTTTACCACACTGCTCTCTGGTTTCGGCTGCTCAGACAACACGGACATTATGTGTCCCCAA ATgcctttaacaagttcaaagatgaGGGAGGAAGTTTCATGTCTACGTTGGGCAGTGATGTGAAGGGACTACTAAGCTTGTACAACGCAGCCTATCTTGGGACTCATGGGGAGATCATTCTTGATGAAGCCATCTCTTTTACGAAGAATAACCTAGTGTCTGCATTAGCTGATCTTAAACCACCATTAACAACGCAAGTGTCTCTCGACCTCGAGACACCTCTCTGTAGAAGAATGAGAAGGCTCTTGGCAAGAGATTACATCTCCATCTACCAAGAGGACGCCACACGAGATGATGCCATCCTGGAGCTTGCAAAGTTGGACTTCAATTTGTTGCAATCTCTTCATCGCGAGGAACTTAAGAACATCACCAA GTGGTGGAATGATTTAGCCCCCTCAAAAAATCTCAGTTTCGCTCGAGATCGATTGGTGGAATGTTACTTCTCGATTCTGGGAGTATACTTTGAACCCTACTATTCTCGTGCACGAGTGATAACGACCAAGGTGGCTGCCCTTACTTCAATTCTGGACGACATATATGATGTCTATAGCACATTGGAGGAGAGTCAACGACTTACTGAGGCAATTCAAAG GTGGGATGCGAAGGTTGTTCATCAATTACCAGAGTACATGAAAGATTATTATCTAAAGCTGATGCACACctttgaagagtttgaagatttatTGGCTTCCAGTGAGAAATATCGCATAACCTATCTAAAGAAAGCG ATGAAAGATTTATCTGAAGCTTATTTTGAGGAATCCAAATGGAGAGATCAACATTATGTACCAACTTTGGAAGAACATCTACATGTTTCCCTCATAAGTTCAGTATATCCTATGCTCGAATGTGCCTCTTTCGTTGGAATGGGAGAAATAGCAACTAAGGAGGCATTTCAATGGATTACTAGTTTCCCAAAAATTGTCCAAGCTTCTGCAATAATTGCTCGTATCATGAATGACATTACTTCACACGAG TTGGAACAAACTAGGGAACATGTTGCCTCCACAGTCCAATGCTACATGAAAGAGTACGGAACAAATATGCATGTGGCATGTAAGAAGCTCCGAGGTCTAGCTGACGATGCATGGAAGGATATAAACAAAGAGTGCCTCAATCCAGTTGCATTCCCCATTAATTTACTTGAAAGGATTGTTAATTTTTCACGaataatagaaaatatatataagtatattgaTGGATACACCAACTCCTCTACAAAGATGAAGGAATACATCTCCTCGTTACTTGTACAACCTATTCCAAGTTAA